In Salisediminibacterium beveridgei, one DNA window encodes the following:
- a CDS encoding PadR family transcriptional regulator: MIETMMNESKWHMQISKGVLEVAIMKLVQHKERYGYEITGMIQQGGTLIIANGSIYPILKRLEEQEWIESRQIEHNGRLRKYYKLTKAGQIQLKVREQYLEELNQLLFSLEQEEADNHDHR; this comes from the coding sequence ATGATTGAAACCATGATGAATGAATCGAAATGGCACATGCAGATCTCAAAAGGTGTATTGGAAGTCGCGATTATGAAGCTCGTACAGCACAAAGAACGGTATGGTTATGAGATAACCGGAATGATACAACAAGGAGGGACACTGATTATCGCTAACGGCTCCATCTACCCGATCCTGAAACGACTGGAAGAACAGGAATGGATCGAGTCAAGACAGATCGAACATAATGGCAGATTGAGAAAGTATTACAAACTGACAAAAGCAGGCCAGATCCAGTTGAAAGTCAGGGAACAATATCTTGAGGAATTAAATCAATTGCTCTTTTCCCTGGAACAAGAGGAGGCAGACAACCATGACCATCGATGA
- the guaB gene encoding IMP dehydrogenase, producing MREDKFQKEGLTFDDVLLVPGKSDVLPRDVSVETKLSDTLKLNIPILSAGMDTVTEASMAIAMARTGGLGVIHKNMSVEEQAEQIQRVKRSESGVITNPFSLSEHHQVFDAEHLMGKYRISGVPITDENNVLVGIITNRDLRFIEDYSIKINEVMTSKNLVTAPVGTTLKEAQKILQEHRIEKLPLVNDNNELIGLITIKDIEKAIEFPKSAKDMQGRLLVGAAVGVGADADTRIEALVKAEVDALIIDTAHGHSQGVMNKVREIRGKYPELNIIAGNVATADATRELVEAGANIVKVGIGPGSICTTRVVAGIGVPQITAVYDCAEAAHELGATIIADGGIKYSGEISKAIAAGADAVMLGSLLAGVTESPGEREIFQGRQFKVYRGMGSMSAMEKGSKDRYFQEGEQKLVPEGIEGRTPYKGPLSDTIHQLVGGLRAGMGYCGTPGIKELQENARFIRITNAGLRESHPHGVQITKESPNYS from the coding sequence ATGCGTGAGGATAAGTTTCAAAAAGAGGGATTAACGTTTGACGATGTATTACTGGTGCCGGGAAAATCTGATGTATTGCCCCGGGATGTATCGGTTGAGACGAAGCTATCTGACACGCTGAAATTGAATATTCCAATCTTAAGTGCCGGTATGGACACTGTAACAGAAGCGAGTATGGCCATTGCGATGGCACGTACGGGGGGCTTGGGTGTCATTCATAAAAACATGAGCGTGGAAGAGCAAGCGGAACAGATTCAGCGTGTGAAGCGTTCGGAAAGCGGTGTGATAACCAATCCATTTTCATTGTCAGAACATCACCAGGTGTTTGATGCTGAACACTTAATGGGGAAATACCGGATTTCGGGCGTTCCAATTACAGACGAGAATAATGTCCTTGTTGGGATCATTACAAACCGTGATCTTCGTTTTATTGAGGATTACTCCATTAAAATAAACGAAGTCATGACGAGTAAGAATCTGGTGACTGCGCCGGTTGGAACAACATTGAAAGAGGCACAGAAAATTCTTCAGGAACACCGGATCGAAAAATTACCTTTGGTGAATGATAACAATGAACTGATTGGTCTAATCACAATTAAAGATATCGAAAAAGCGATAGAATTTCCAAAATCAGCAAAAGACATGCAAGGCAGATTGTTGGTTGGAGCTGCAGTTGGTGTCGGTGCGGATGCGGATACTCGAATCGAGGCGCTCGTAAAGGCAGAGGTAGATGCATTGATCATTGATACAGCCCACGGACACTCCCAGGGCGTCATGAATAAAGTTCGTGAAATCAGAGGCAAGTATCCTGAGCTGAATATTATTGCAGGGAATGTCGCCACTGCGGACGCGACACGGGAACTGGTGGAAGCAGGCGCAAACATCGTCAAGGTAGGTATCGGTCCCGGGTCCATCTGTACAACGCGCGTGGTAGCTGGTATCGGGGTTCCACAAATTACCGCTGTCTATGATTGTGCAGAAGCAGCCCATGAGCTTGGTGCAACCATCATTGCGGATGGAGGCATTAAGTACTCAGGTGAAATTTCCAAAGCCATTGCTGCAGGAGCAGATGCCGTCATGCTTGGCAGTCTACTCGCTGGTGTGACTGAGAGTCCCGGAGAACGGGAAATCTTCCAGGGCCGTCAGTTTAAAGTCTACCGCGGTATGGGATCGATGAGCGCAATGGAAAAAGGCAGTAAAGATCGTTACTTCCAAGAAGGTGAACAGAAACTTGTTCCGGAAGGCATTGAAGGACGAACCCCTTATAAAGGTCCACTCAGCGATACGATCCATCAACTTGTTGGCGGATTAAGAGCAGGAATGGGGTATTGCGGGACACCAGGGATAAAAGAGTTGCAGGAGAATGCCCGGTTTATTCGCATTACCAATGCAGGACTTCGGGAAAGCCACCCGCATGGTGTGCAGATCACGAAAGAATCTCCGAATTATTCATAA